The Maniola hyperantus chromosome 25, iAphHyp1.2, whole genome shotgun sequence genome segment TACGGAGTTTCTCCGTTCTTCCGACAAAACATGCACATTTTGGACTGACCACTCTTGTCCTGGCTTGAAGATGCTCCTGCATGCAAGATTGGGTTATACGGAACCTTGAATTCAGGATATGGAGGAGGTTTGAATTCAGGATACGGACTGTCATTCAGCTTTTTGATGGTATCAAAAATGTTTGGTGACAGAATTTGGATCTTATTTGCAGTTGGTGACAGATTTTGGAGACTACTTGGAGTCGGTTGTAGAGTTTGGAGTCTATTTGGAATCGGTGACAGATTGCTTGGAGTCAGAGACCAGTCTTCATATTGGATTTTATTTGGAGACGGTGACCATACAGAAGTCGGTGATAATGTGCGTGAAGTATTTATCGTGTGATCAGTTTTAGTATGCCATTCATAGCTGCTTTCGTTAGATGGAAATAATTCGTACAGTGATTCAGACGTTTCGGATAGTCGCGAAGACGTCGGTTGCCATATATCTGAATCAGTGTCAGATTTTAATGTTTCATTAAAGGGCATTTTGGAGTGACAACCGAAGACATTCCTACCGAGTATTGCCCTTTTACGTCTCAATTGTAACGGAGTATCATAGATTTCACTTTGATTAGAATTCTGGGGTTCAAAAAGGGACAAACTTGTGTCACAATTTTGTTTGGAAGTCACGTCTCTGTCAAATGTACTGTAACTTAAAGTGCTGTTTGGAGATTCGAATATACGCATAGGGGAATCATGGAATATAGGTTGCGAGTCATATAgtctactttcaggttttgggGTGTCAAATCTTGGTCTATTGTGTTCGAAAGGCTCTATTTGGATTGGTGTGTTGAAATAGGATTCCGGAGATGTGGAATCTGTGGAACTGGAATATCTATTGGCTGATGGGGTCTGGAATGGAGAGGTATAAGTGGTTGAATCACCATCTGAAACATATTTTATAGggtaaacctaaatccacgcggacgaagtcgcgggcatcagttagtacaaaatatataaagcgCTGAtacttaaaaaaagaattatttttaaagaatttttctattattatttaatagtacttagtacctacctaataaattttttaaatgaaacgaAACTAGgaatagtccgcaacaggtcgagatggcaatcattGCGGTGtgaagcggggggacgtccctcacacccgcacgtaacccgcattcgcccgcacctggttagcacgggggctgttcgggtgtgcggggcgttccattcccgattgccacctcgacctgtcgcgtgctttAAGTTCGTAAACAAACTTTAGAGATAAGTACagaaataattaggtacctacttatttaaagtgTTTTACAGAAGAAATGTATTTTTTACGTAATCTAACCCATGATAATAATCTTAATACTACATAGTAACTGGTTACAAGAaatgcctacctacctaaccatttatattttataagtcAAGAATATTACAGAGatagttttatcaaaattaaatatgtaaacaaaataaacatacCCAGCCCTAAGGTAGGAAAGAACCGGCTGGTTTCACCAACGCAATCCATACTGCTTCTCGTTGGCAACATTCTGGTCTGAAATACcacaatattttcatttataagtCTCTATTTACAAGTTTGTTTTCATACTAAAAAGTGCGATGTTTTTGTTGAGTACAAAAGCCGTCAAAAGCTTTCAAACTAAGCTCCGATTGGATTGCGAACAACGGAAACTcgaataatttaaaactaatatcttttttttataaaaagttgaTTTTGGAACTAGATTAATTAGAATActaatacaaaatattacagaataattttagaaaaaaaatccaTAATAACGGTGAagattattttgattaaaaaaactaaagtgAATTTCTTTAATCAATTTGCTCATTCGCGCGGTCATTTTAAAATGTAcgaggtaattaaaaaaaacatctaaTTTTAGTAAAATTCTGTAAGAAATTGGAATTtagaataggtacataatttagtaaatactaaatacataaaatgatATATAGATCcgaaacatggtcgctaactatgggtctcataagaaagcttcactcagcgggcgatggagagagctattatGCTTggtgtttctctacgtgatcaaaatagaaatgaggagatccgtaggagagctagagtaaccgacatagctcgatgggttgcgaagctgaagtggcaatgggcagggcacatagttcgtaaaaccgatagacgttggggtcccaaggtgctggaatggcgaactcgcaccggaagaccccccactaggtggacggatgacatcagacgggtcgcagggagccgctggattcaggcggtgcaagaccgtggcgtgtggagacCCCTacaggaggcctatgtccagcagtggacgtctatcggttgatgaaatACATAATGGTTCTATTCATAATTTCGTGAAATATACCTTAACTTGTAAATAATTTCTAGAATTTGTTTATACCTATTATTGTATTTGTGTTATAATAACTTGTTCAGAAATCAATATAATGCATACaaatcttactaatattataagtataagcgaaagtgtgtctatctgctagcttttcacggcccatccgtaaaATTTCCAcaaaatttttacttaaaaattaaaaacaaagttATGGACGGCATGAGACGGACATTTTTACCCCGAGAAATCAAAATCGCATTGTAATAAACCGAATTTACGCCGACGAATTGGCGgaaatcatctagtatttaataaataaatttcatttacTTACATTTCCATATATTTCGTGATCCCGAAATTGAACCATTGAGACAACCTTTCACTTTAAACTTTTCTGCGCGactgaatattttatttcgaaTTTTCGCTCTACTGTCGGC includes the following:
- the LOC117993947 gene encoding uncharacterized protein, translating into MVQFRDHEIYGNTRMLPTRSSMDCVGETSRFFPTLGLDGDSTTYTSPFQTPSANRYSSSTDSTSPESYFNTPIQIEPFEHNRPRFDTPKPESRLYDSQPIFHDSPMRIFESPNSTLSYSTFDRDVTSKQNCDTSLSLFEPQNSNQSEIYDTPLQLRRKRAILGRNVFGCHSKMPFNETLKSDTDSDIWQPTSSRLSETSESLYELFPSNESSYEWHTKTDHTINTSRTLSPTSVWSPSPNKIQYEDWSLTPSNLSPIPNRLQTLQPTPSSLQNLSPTANKIQILSPNIFDTIKKLNDSPYPEFKPPPYPEFKVPYNPILHAGASSSQDKSGQSKMCMFCRKNGETPYVYMNHRVKEKIGNKFVVSCPILRALVCSTCGATGDDAHTITYCPVLRSGNNGKPLQSTTITLKNTRIKSNGRKRH